The following are encoded in a window of Ignavibacteriales bacterium genomic DNA:
- the trmD gene encoding tRNA (guanosine(37)-N1)-methyltransferase TrmD, which produces MMRIDIISAVPDSLVSPLNTSILKRAQERKKVEIIVHNLRDYAYDKHKQIDDKPFGGGPGMLLKPEPFFECIEKLISERKYDHIIFPTPGGKIYDQKLANDFSMTENLMIIAGHYKGVDDRVRERFATDEISIGRYVLTGGEIVALAIIDSVVRLIPGVLNDSESALNDSLMDGDIIEAPYYTRPAEYKDLKVPEVLLSGHEKKVKEWKEEQSKILTEHWKKINSME; this is translated from the coding sequence ATGATGAGAATTGATATTATTTCTGCCGTGCCTGACTCTCTTGTAAGTCCGCTTAATACAAGCATATTAAAAAGAGCGCAGGAACGAAAAAAAGTTGAGATCATTGTGCACAATCTTCGTGATTATGCTTACGATAAACACAAACAGATTGATGATAAACCGTTTGGTGGTGGTCCGGGAATGTTACTTAAGCCGGAACCGTTCTTTGAATGTATTGAAAAACTTATTAGTGAGAGAAAGTACGATCATATTATCTTTCCAACACCGGGCGGAAAAATTTATGATCAAAAACTTGCAAATGATTTTTCAATGACTGAAAATTTAATGATAATTGCCGGGCATTATAAAGGTGTTGATGATAGAGTCCGAGAACGATTTGCAACCGATGAAATTTCTATCGGAAGATATGTATTAACAGGCGGTGAGATAGTTGCTCTTGCAATTATTGATTCTGTAGTTAGGCTTATACCTGGAGTATTGAATGATAGTGAGTCTGCGCTTAACGATTCGCTGATGGACGGCGACATAATAGAAGCACCTTACTACACACGTCCGGCTGAATACAAAGATTTGAAAGTTCCGGAAGTTTTACTATCAGGACATGAAAAAAAAGTTAAAGAGTGGAAAGAAGAACAATCAAAAATTTTAACTGAACATTGGAAAAAAATAAATAGTATGGAGTAA
- the atpH gene encoding ATP synthase F1 subunit delta translates to MSVYRISYRYANSLMQLAEEKMIFKKVSDDAELIFNTLNSSKELRSVLKSPVVKLNDKKSLLQKIFEKKISNETASFINFVVEKNREDILFDIFKEFIALADKKNGIVKARVVSPFDLNDQSKQKMIDDLSKKTNKKVSANYNIDTDLIGGFIVRIEDTVYDASVKHQLSLLRKKFSEEIILSNN, encoded by the coding sequence ATGAGTGTTTATCGAATTTCATATCGTTATGCAAATTCTCTTATGCAGTTAGCTGAAGAGAAAATGATATTCAAGAAAGTTTCTGATGATGCGGAACTAATTTTTAACACTTTAAATTCCTCAAAAGAATTGAGATCGGTTTTGAAAAGTCCTGTTGTAAAATTAAACGATAAAAAATCTTTACTGCAAAAAATTTTCGAAAAGAAAATCAGCAATGAAACTGCTAGCTTTATCAACTTTGTTGTTGAAAAGAATCGCGAGGATATTCTCTTTGACATATTCAAAGAATTTATTGCACTTGCGGATAAGAAAAATGGAATTGTTAAAGCAAGAGTAGTTTCTCCTTTTGATCTAAACGATCAATCGAAACAAAAAATGATTGATGATCTTAGTAAGAAAACAAACAAGAAAGTTTCTGCAAATTATAATATTGACACAGATTTAATTGGCGGATTTATTGTGCGCATCGAAGATACGGTTTATGACGCCTCAGTAAAACATCAATTAAGTTTATTAAGAAAGAAGTTTTCAGAAGAAATAATCTTATCTAATAATTAA
- the atpB gene encoding F0F1 ATP synthase subunit A, which translates to MWINNPNIVTDTVKIAVEATKKQDTSWIMHHVLDARELDFSPFGVIHLPQLHLFGIDISITKHVVFMWLALVILVVTFIFVARSYKKSLIPRGITNLTEVLIVFVRDEIARPTIGKGNERFLPYLLTMFFFILTCNFLGLIPYGSTATSNIAVTATLAIISFIVIQVGGMMKNGMFGYFKGLVPHGIPMWLLPIMIPVELLGLFTKPFALAIRLFANMTAGHIVIMALLGLIFILHTYVVVPVSISFALFIFLLEILVALLQAYIFTMLSGLFIGMAVHQEH; encoded by the coding sequence ATGTGGATTAACAATCCTAATATCGTTACGGATACAGTAAAGATTGCCGTAGAGGCGACAAAAAAGCAAGATACTAGCTGGATTATGCATCATGTTCTTGATGCTCGAGAACTTGATTTTTCGCCATTTGGAGTAATCCATTTACCGCAACTTCATCTTTTTGGAATTGATATTTCGATTACAAAACATGTTGTATTTATGTGGTTGGCTTTAGTGATTCTGGTGGTTACGTTTATTTTTGTTGCAAGATCATATAAGAAATCATTAATTCCTCGAGGTATTACAAATCTCACTGAAGTATTAATTGTTTTTGTTCGTGATGAAATTGCAAGACCAACAATTGGTAAAGGGAACGAAAGATTTTTACCATATTTATTAACTATGTTCTTCTTCATTTTGACTTGTAATTTTTTAGGATTGATTCCTTACGGCTCAACTGCCACAAGCAACATCGCAGTAACTGCAACACTCGCAATAATCTCTTTCATCGTAATACAAGTCGGTGGAATGATGAAGAATGGTATGTTCGGGTACTTTAAAGGATTGGTCCCGCATGGAATTCCAATGTGGTTATTGCCAATAATGATACCGGTCGAATTACTAGGTCTATTTACTAAGCCCTTTGCATTGGCTATTCGTCTTTTCGCGAATATGACTGCCGGACATATTGTGATTATGGCATTACTTGGATTGATATTTATTCTTCATACTTATGTTGTTGTCCCGGTATCAATCTCATTTGCACTTTTTATATTTTTATTAGAAATACTTGTTGCGCTTCTTCAAGCGTATATTTTTACAATGCTTTCCGGTTTATTTATCGGAATGGCTGTACATCAAGAACATTAA
- a CDS encoding hydroxyacid dehydrogenase, protein MKVLIADKFPDNHVQTLKGAGFEIIYEPKAGENDIPNIVKDAEFIVVRSTNVNAAAINAGTNLKIVIRAGSGYNNIDVAAASAKGVSVSNTPGKNSIAVAELAMGLMISLDRKIPDNVKDFNSSVWNKAKYSKAEGLYGKTLGIIGVGNIGKEIAKRAQAFGMKVIGYDVVKSEGLGIAYIDDVEKLIAMADVITLHVPANPQTKGMFNDKLFGLMKKGAILINTSRADVIDEDALIKAVKEKGVAAGVDVFKGEPEGKDGSVTSKLQNIDGIYVTHHIGASTEQAQDAVAEETVKIIVEYKNTGKVLNCVNKK, encoded by the coding sequence ATGAAAGTATTAATCGCAGACAAATTTCCGGATAACCATGTACAGACATTAAAAGGTGCCGGATTTGAAATTATCTATGAGCCAAAAGCTGGCGAGAATGACATTCCAAATATCGTTAAGGATGCAGAATTCATTGTAGTACGTTCTACCAACGTTAATGCTGCTGCAATTAACGCCGGGACAAATTTAAAAATTGTTATTCGTGCCGGTTCTGGTTACAACAACATTGATGTTGCAGCGGCAAGCGCAAAAGGTGTTTCGGTTTCCAATACACCCGGCAAGAATTCAATAGCTGTGGCAGAACTTGCAATGGGTTTGATGATTTCGCTCGATAGAAAAATTCCGGATAACGTAAAAGATTTTAACAGCAGTGTTTGGAACAAAGCAAAATATTCCAAAGCAGAAGGGTTGTATGGGAAAACTCTTGGTATAATTGGAGTTGGAAATATCGGGAAAGAAATTGCCAAACGTGCTCAGGCTTTCGGTATGAAAGTGATCGGTTATGATGTTGTAAAATCTGAAGGATTAGGGATTGCATATATTGACGATGTTGAAAAATTAATTGCTATGGCTGATGTAATTACATTGCATGTTCCGGCAAATCCGCAAACAAAAGGAATGTTCAACGACAAATTATTTGGTCTGATGAAAAAGGGAGCGATTCTTATTAATACTTCACGTGCGGATGTTATTGATGAAGACGCACTTATAAAAGCAGTTAAAGAAAAAGGCGTTGCTGCTGGCGTTGATGTGTTCAAAGGCGAACCGGAAGGAAAAGACGGTTCTGTTACTTCCAAATTACAGAACATTGACGGTATTTATGTTACACACCATATAGGTGCATCAACAGAACAAGCTCAAGATGCTGTTGCGGAAGAAACTGTAAAAATTATTGTCGAGTATAAAAACACTGGCAAAGTTTTGAACTGTGTAAATAAAAAATAA
- the atpG gene encoding ATP synthase F1 subunit gamma has product MATLRDIKSRIKGVKNTQQITKAMKMVAAARLRRAQENIVNAKPYSRKIAEMLQHLLNVEKNFSNPLLMEREVKKISLIVVTSDRGLCGGFNMNIIRKTEEIIKDQYAGYHQSGNLLLYCVGKKGNDYFTKKNYKVEGSYPGIFSNLKFEFASGLIKELTSKYISGETDKVLIIYNEFKSVIQQKTTVEQLFPIKPFEAKVNEPIHDINYIYEPDKANIINKLLPKHLNTQMWTALLDSYAAELGARMTAMDMATENAKELIRSLNLTYNKVRQASITKEILEIVSGANALKES; this is encoded by the coding sequence ATGGCAACATTACGCGACATAAAGAGCAGAATCAAAGGTGTTAAGAACACACAGCAAATAACCAAAGCTATGAAGATGGTTGCTGCTGCGCGTCTGCGTCGTGCTCAGGAGAATATTGTTAATGCAAAACCATATTCTAGAAAAATTGCCGAAATGCTTCAACATTTACTCAATGTCGAAAAGAATTTTAGCAATCCTCTTTTAATGGAAAGAGAAGTAAAGAAAATTTCTCTAATAGTTGTAACATCAGATCGTGGTTTGTGCGGCGGATTTAACATGAATATTATCCGCAAGACCGAAGAAATTATTAAAGATCAGTATGCCGGCTACCATCAAAGCGGAAATTTATTGTTGTACTGCGTCGGCAAAAAAGGAAATGATTATTTCACAAAAAAAAATTACAAAGTTGAGGGTTCCTACCCTGGTATTTTTTCCAACTTGAAATTTGAATTTGCTTCCGGACTTATTAAAGAGCTTACTAGTAAATATATCTCCGGTGAAACTGATAAAGTTTTAATTATTTATAATGAGTTTAAATCTGTCATTCAACAAAAGACAACCGTTGAACAATTGTTCCCAATTAAACCATTTGAAGCAAAGGTAAACGAACCGATTCATGATATTAATTACATTTATGAACCTGACAAAGCTAATATTATCAACAAGCTTTTACCTAAACATCTTAATACTCAAATGTGGACAGCATTACTTGATTCTTATGCTGCAGAATTGGGTGCAAGAATGACAGCAATGGATATGGCAACCGAAAATGCAAAAGAGTTAATTCGTTCATTAAACCTTACTTATAATAAGGTCCGCCAAGCATCCATCACAAAAGAGATATTAGAAATTGTGTCTGGAGCAAATGCTCTCAAGGAATCTTAA
- the atpA gene encoding F0F1 ATP synthase subunit alpha has product MAEIRPDEVSAILRKQLAGFENETDIYEVGTVLQVGDGIARVYGLSKVMASELVEFPNNVTGMVLNLDEDSVGCVLFGESTLIKEGDTVKRTNRVASFPVGEKLLGRVVDPLGVPLDGKGTVQFEKYMPIERKALGVIQRQPVKEPLQTGITAIDAMIPIGRGQRELIIGDRQTGKTAVAIDAIINQKNTHTAEAKKYGVNPVYCVYVAIGQKNSTVAQVVAKLEEAGAMEYTTVVAAAASTPAPLQYIAPYSGATLGEYFRDNGKHALVIYDDLSKQAVAYRELSLLLRRPPGREAYPGDVFYLHSRLLERASKLSDELGGGSLTALPIIETQQGDVSAYIPTNVISITDGQIYLEPNLFNAGVRPAINVGISVSRVGGNAQIKGMKKVAGSLKLDLAQYRELEAFAKFGSDLDKSTLRTLGKGARLVELLKQGQYAPVPVEKQVLSVFVGTNNYFETIEVKDVKRFEKEFLEYVDLKYPQILENILVTKEMKDDTLQLVKKAVEEFVEKFKKS; this is encoded by the coding sequence ATGGCGGAAATAAGACCCGATGAAGTTTCTGCGATATTAAGAAAACAACTGGCTGGATTCGAAAACGAAACCGACATTTATGAAGTAGGAACTGTTCTTCAAGTTGGTGATGGTATTGCACGAGTTTATGGTTTATCAAAAGTTATGGCGAGCGAGCTTGTTGAATTTCCTAATAATGTAACGGGAATGGTTTTGAATCTTGATGAAGATTCTGTCGGCTGTGTTCTCTTTGGTGAAAGCACATTAATCAAAGAAGGAGATACGGTTAAACGGACAAATCGTGTTGCATCTTTTCCGGTTGGTGAAAAACTTCTCGGAAGAGTTGTAGATCCGCTTGGTGTTCCGTTAGATGGAAAAGGTACTGTTCAATTTGAAAAATATATGCCTATTGAACGTAAAGCATTAGGTGTTATTCAACGGCAGCCGGTTAAAGAACCATTGCAAACCGGTATAACAGCTATTGATGCGATGATTCCAATCGGACGCGGACAGCGTGAGTTGATCATTGGTGACCGCCAGACAGGTAAAACAGCTGTAGCGATTGATGCTATTATAAATCAAAAAAATACTCATACTGCTGAAGCAAAAAAGTATGGTGTGAATCCTGTTTATTGTGTTTACGTTGCCATCGGTCAAAAAAATTCTACAGTAGCCCAAGTAGTTGCAAAACTTGAAGAAGCCGGCGCAATGGAATATACAACTGTCGTTGCAGCAGCAGCCTCAACACCCGCACCGTTACAATACATAGCTCCTTATTCCGGTGCAACTCTCGGAGAATATTTTAGAGATAACGGAAAGCACGCTCTTGTTATTTATGATGATCTTTCAAAACAAGCTGTTGCATACCGTGAACTTTCTTTGTTGTTAAGAAGACCTCCCGGACGTGAAGCATATCCCGGAGATGTTTTCTATTTACATTCACGTTTGTTAGAGAGGGCTTCAAAGTTGAGTGATGAGCTTGGCGGTGGAAGTTTAACTGCATTACCGATAATTGAAACACAGCAGGGAGACGTTTCGGCTTACATTCCTACAAATGTTATTTCTATTACAGACGGACAAATTTATCTCGAGCCAAACTTATTCAATGCCGGTGTGCGTCCAGCTATCAATGTTGGTATCTCGGTATCCCGTGTTGGCGGTAATGCTCAAATCAAAGGAATGAAAAAAGTTGCTGGTTCATTGAAGCTTGATCTTGCACAGTATCGTGAACTTGAAGCGTTTGCCAAATTTGGTTCTGATCTTGATAAATCTACATTAAGAACGCTTGGAAAAGGAGCTAGACTAGTTGAATTATTAAAGCAAGGTCAATACGCTCCTGTTCCTGTTGAAAAACAAGTGTTAAGCGTCTTTGTAGGGACAAATAATTATTTCGAAACGATTGAAGTTAAAGATGTAAAAAGATTTGAAAAAGAATTTTTGGAATATGTCGATTTGAAGTATCCTCAAATTCTTGAAAACATTCTCGTAACAAAAGAGATGAAAGACGATACTTTACAGTTAGTAAAAAAAGCTGTTGAAGAATTTGTTGAGAAATTTAAAAAGAGTTAA
- the ffh gene encoding signal recognition particle protein has protein sequence MTEKIEKTLKKITGQGKLTEANISDTLRDIRRVLLDADVNYKVAKQFIEDVKANALGKEVLTSVTPGQLITKIMYDELTRLLGSTGSELRLNASGITVIMLIGLQGCGKTTFSAKLAKYLKDRNRNVLLVAADVYRPAAIDQLKILGSRISVPVFSIEGSKEPVKIASESLNYAKENGLNTVIIDTAGRLHVDENMMNEVAQIKANVKPTETLFVIDSMTGQDAVNSAKAFHEKVDFDGVVVTKLDGDSRGGCVLSVRAVVDRPVKFASLGENLDSIEIFYPDRMASRILGKGDVISLVEKAQSQFNEKETEDLEKRFRENKFDFDDFLKQIKMIKKMGSLKSLLGMVPGVSSAIKNADVDDKQLVRVESIIQSMTKKERVSPKILNGSRRKRIARGSGNSVQDVNRLIKQFEQMQQMMKMMSKNSGKFSVPNLPTGRRV, from the coding sequence TTGACCGAGAAAATTGAGAAGACGCTCAAAAAAATTACCGGTCAAGGTAAATTAACCGAAGCAAATATTTCCGATACGCTTCGAGATATTCGCCGTGTTCTTTTAGATGCTGATGTAAATTATAAAGTTGCTAAACAATTTATTGAAGATGTTAAAGCGAATGCGCTTGGCAAGGAAGTTCTAACTTCAGTTACTCCCGGTCAACTTATCACAAAGATTATGTATGATGAGTTAACCAGACTTTTAGGTAGTACCGGCTCTGAGTTAAGATTAAATGCTTCCGGAATTACTGTAATAATGTTGATTGGACTTCAAGGTTGCGGTAAAACAACTTTTAGCGCAAAACTTGCTAAGTATTTGAAAGATAGAAATAGAAATGTTCTTTTAGTTGCTGCTGACGTTTATCGGCCTGCTGCTATTGATCAATTGAAAATATTAGGTTCTCGAATTTCAGTTCCGGTTTTTTCGATTGAAGGAAGTAAAGAGCCGGTAAAGATTGCTTCCGAGTCACTGAACTATGCGAAGGAAAACGGACTTAACACCGTTATCATTGATACAGCCGGTCGTTTGCATGTTGATGAAAATATGATGAACGAAGTTGCACAGATTAAAGCTAATGTTAAACCGACAGAAACTTTGTTTGTGATTGATTCGATGACCGGACAAGATGCTGTGAATTCCGCTAAAGCTTTTCATGAAAAAGTTGATTTTGACGGCGTTGTAGTTACAAAACTTGATGGTGATTCTCGTGGAGGTTGTGTTCTTTCGGTTAGAGCGGTTGTAGACCGCCCTGTTAAGTTTGCTAGTCTTGGTGAAAATTTAGATTCTATCGAAATTTTTTATCCGGATAGAATGGCATCAAGAATTCTTGGCAAAGGCGATGTGATTTCTCTTGTTGAAAAAGCTCAATCTCAGTTTAATGAGAAAGAAACTGAAGATCTGGAAAAGAGATTTCGTGAGAACAAATTCGACTTTGACGATTTCTTGAAGCAGATTAAAATGATTAAGAAAATGGGTTCCTTGAAAAGTTTACTTGGTATGGTTCCGGGTGTTAGTTCTGCGATAAAGAATGCAGATGTTGATGATAAACAGTTGGTAAGAGTTGAATCAATAATTCAGTCAATGACAAAAAAAGAACGGGTAAGTCCAAAAATATTAAACGGAAGCAGAAGAAAAAGAATTGCTCGAGGAAGTGGAAATAGTGTTCAGGACGTTAATAGATTGATAAAGCAGTTTGAGCAGATGCAGCAGATGATGAAAATGATGAGTAAGAATTCCGGAAAGTTTTCGGTACCAAACCTGCCCACCGGCAGGCGGGTTTGA
- the rplS gene encoding 50S ribosomal protein L19 — MDKLKEFTADFMRTDFPAFKPGDHIRLHVRVIEGDKERIQPFDGDVINIRGTGLNKTFTVRKIASGVGVERIFSYSSPKLAKVEMVREGKVRRAKLFYLRELSGKAARIKDKNVK; from the coding sequence ATGGACAAGCTAAAAGAATTCACAGCAGATTTTATGCGCACGGATTTTCCCGCATTTAAACCTGGCGATCATATCAGATTGCATGTTAGAGTAATTGAAGGCGATAAAGAAAGAATTCAGCCTTTTGATGGAGATGTAATAAACATTCGTGGAACGGGATTGAACAAAACGTTCACGGTCCGTAAAATTGCCAGCGGTGTAGGCGTGGAAAGAATATTTTCATACAGCTCACCAAAATTGGCTAAAGTTGAAATGGTTCGTGAGGGTAAAGTCAGAAGAGCAAAACTTTTCTACTTACGAGAGCTCTCCGGTAAAGCGGCACGTATTAAAGACAAAAACGTAAAGTAA
- the hutU gene encoding urocanate hydratase produces METKGKNIKAPTGTKISCKGWIQEAAMRMLMNNLDPDVAERPEDLIVYGGSGKAARNWESYEAIISSLKNLENDETLVVQSGKPVAIFKTHQNAPRVIISNAMLVPDWATWDEFRRLDSLGLTMYGQMTAGSWIYIGTQGILQGTYETFAECARQHFNSTLSGRFLLTAGLGGMGGAQPLAATMNGAAFLGIDVDRSRMQKRIDTGYLDVMTEDLDEALKLVLDAKEKKIPLSVGLLGNAGEILPKILERKITPDIITDQTSAHDTLNGYVPMGMSLDEALDLRKSNPNKYISLSKKTIVEHVKAMLEFQARGSVAFDYGNNIRGEAKENGLENAFDIPGFVPEYIRPLFCDGKGPFRWAALSGDPKDIYETDKAVIETFPENKALIRWIELAQKKVHFQGLPARICWLGYGERAKMGKIFNRLVAEGKVKAPIVIGRDHLDCGSVASPNRETEAMKDGSDAIADWPILNALLNAIGGASWVSVHHGGGVGIGKSIHAGMVVVADGTKEAEARLERVLTYDPGMGIARHADAGYQQAIDNAKKFSVKIPMMK; encoded by the coding sequence ATGGAAACAAAAGGAAAAAATATTAAGGCGCCGACCGGCACTAAAATAAGTTGTAAAGGTTGGATTCAAGAAGCAGCAATGAGAATGCTGATGAACAATCTCGATCCGGATGTTGCAGAACGACCTGAGGATTTAATTGTTTACGGCGGTTCGGGAAAAGCCGCTCGCAATTGGGAATCTTATGAAGCAATTATTTCTTCGCTAAAAAATTTAGAGAACGATGAAACTCTTGTAGTTCAATCCGGTAAACCGGTTGCAATTTTTAAGACACATCAGAATGCACCGCGCGTAATTATTTCCAACGCAATGCTTGTTCCCGATTGGGCAACTTGGGATGAATTCCGCAGACTTGATTCACTTGGTCTAACAATGTATGGACAAATGACAGCCGGTAGCTGGATTTACATCGGGACACAAGGAATTTTGCAAGGCACTTACGAAACATTTGCAGAATGCGCACGGCAGCATTTCAATTCAACACTAAGCGGAAGATTTTTACTAACTGCAGGTCTCGGCGGAATGGGTGGAGCTCAACCATTAGCGGCAACAATGAACGGTGCAGCTTTTCTTGGAATTGATGTTGACCGATCACGTATGCAAAAAAGAATTGATACCGGGTATCTTGATGTGATGACTGAAGATTTGGATGAAGCGCTTAAACTTGTTCTTGATGCAAAAGAAAAAAAGATTCCTCTTTCGGTTGGATTGCTCGGCAATGCGGGAGAAATTCTACCAAAAATTTTAGAAAGAAAAATTACTCCCGATATTATTACAGATCAAACATCTGCTCACGATACTCTTAACGGATACGTCCCGATGGGTATGAGTTTGGATGAAGCGTTAGATCTTCGTAAAAGTAATCCTAACAAATACATTTCACTTTCCAAAAAAACAATTGTTGAACATGTTAAAGCGATGCTTGAATTTCAAGCGCGCGGCTCAGTTGCATTTGATTACGGAAATAATATACGCGGAGAAGCAAAAGAAAACGGATTAGAAAATGCTTTCGATATTCCTGGATTCGTTCCGGAATATATTCGTCCTCTCTTCTGTGATGGCAAAGGTCCTTTCCGTTGGGCTGCATTGAGCGGTGATCCAAAAGATATTTACGAAACTGATAAAGCTGTGATCGAAACTTTTCCGGAAAACAAAGCGCTCATCCGCTGGATTGAACTAGCACAAAAGAAAGTTCACTTTCAAGGATTGCCCGCACGCATCTGCTGGCTTGGTTACGGCGAACGTGCAAAGATGGGAAAGATTTTTAACCGTCTTGTTGCGGAAGGAAAAGTTAAAGCACCGATCGTTATCGGCAGAGATCATCTTGACTGCGGATCGGTTGCATCACCAAATCGTGAGACGGAAGCAATGAAGGACGGCAGTGATGCAATTGCTGATTGGCCAATTCTGAATGCATTATTAAATGCAATCGGCGGAGCGAGCTGGGTTTCTGTTCATCATGGCGGCGGAGTAGGAATTGGAAAATCTATTCATGCGGGTATGGTCGTAGTTGCCGATGGAACTAAAGAAGCGGAAGCGCGGCTCGAAAGAGTTTTAACCTACGATCCTGGAATGGGAATTGCTCGCCACGCTGATGCCGGATACCAACAAGCAATTGATAACGCAAAAAAGTTCTCTGTAAAAATTCCTATGATGAAATAA
- a CDS encoding KH domain-containing protein → MKEFIEFIAKHLVDAPDSVTLEETTPDEKTIELSLKVGAEDVGKVIGKQGKTAQAMRTLLTAIAAKEGKRAILKILD, encoded by the coding sequence ATGAAGGAATTTATTGAATTTATAGCCAAACACCTTGTTGACGCTCCGGATAGTGTTACTCTTGAGGAAACAACTCCCGATGAAAAAACTATCGAGTTGTCTCTGAAAGTTGGTGCGGAAGATGTCGGCAAAGTAATAGGGAAACAAGGTAAAACTGCTCAGGCAATGAGAACCTTGCTTACTGCTATTGCGGCTAAAGAAGGCAAGCGTGCTATCTTAAAAATATTAGATTAA
- the atpF gene encoding F0F1 ATP synthase subunit B, with protein MNTISYLLLFAFSEGGEKGGSPLDVNPGVILWTVVTFIFLLLILKKIAWKPILNSLSERENFIKDSLEKADKAQKEAEKLIADNKVSFVKAEEEAHKIIEQSRELAEKLKTQILAESKSQAKKMIVDATSEIERKNAEAFNKLKDQVADIAVNAAEKILRENLDKDKQVKLVNKYLDDLKN; from the coding sequence ATGAATACAATAAGTTATTTACTGCTTTTTGCGTTTTCAGAAGGCGGTGAAAAAGGCGGCAGTCCACTGGATGTAAATCCCGGTGTAATATTATGGACTGTTGTTACATTTATTTTCCTTTTGCTGATTTTGAAAAAAATTGCATGGAAGCCGATATTAAATTCCTTAAGTGAAAGAGAAAATTTCATAAAAGATTCTCTTGAAAAAGCTGATAAGGCGCAAAAAGAAGCCGAGAAGTTGATCGCGGATAATAAAGTTAGTTTTGTTAAAGCAGAAGAAGAAGCACATAAAATCATTGAACAAAGCAGGGAATTAGCAGAAAAGCTTAAGACACAGATTCTTGCAGAAAGTAAATCTCAAGCAAAAAAGATGATTGTTGATGCAACTTCTGAAATTGAGAGAAAAAATGCCGAAGCTTTTAACAAGCTAAAAGATCAAGTTGCAGATATTGCAGTAAATGCTGCTGAGAAAATCTTAAGAGAAAATCTTGATAAAGATAAACAAGTAAAATTGGTTAATAAATACTTGGATGATCTAAAGAATTAG
- the atpE gene encoding ATP synthase F0 subunit C → MEGMGFAYLAAGFGAALTVIGGAFGIGKLASSAMEASGRQPEAAGDIRTSMIIAAALIEGISLFALVICILLALK, encoded by the coding sequence ATGGAAGGAATGGGTTTTGCATATTTAGCAGCTGGTTTTGGTGCTGCATTAACAGTTATTGGTGGTGCTTTCGGTATTGGTAAATTAGCAAGTTCTGCAATGGAAGCAAGTGGTCGTCAACCTGAAGCTGCTGGCGATATTAGAACATCAATGATTATTGCAGCCGCTCTTATTGAAGGTATTTCTCTTTTTGCTCTTGTTATTTGTATTCTTTTAGCTCTTAAATAA
- the rimM gene encoding ribosome maturation factor RimM (Essential for efficient processing of 16S rRNA) gives MDDFFLIAEVKAVYGSKGFVLIESYSDFSERFFKLNSVYLEFFSSRKEFFVENVMEVDGNIALKFKGFDNNEDVKFLLDKKIYVDKEHSVKLSADTYFIHDLIGSEVFQGSKLIGFLEDVLILHSNDVYVIRDADKKKILIPAIKDYVQSFDPEKKRLELIPDCDLLYDDEN, from the coding sequence GTGGATGATTTTTTTCTGATTGCAGAAGTAAAAGCTGTTTATGGCTCAAAAGGTTTCGTACTAATTGAGTCTTATTCTGATTTTTCCGAAAGATTTTTTAAGCTAAATTCTGTTTACTTAGAGTTCTTTAGCTCAAGGAAAGAGTTCTTTGTCGAAAATGTTATGGAAGTTGATGGTAATATTGCCCTCAAGTTCAAAGGGTTTGATAACAACGAAGATGTAAAATTTCTTCTTGACAAAAAAATCTACGTTGATAAAGAGCATTCCGTTAAACTTTCTGCTGATACATATTTTATTCATGATTTGATTGGAAGTGAAGTATTTCAAGGATCAAAATTAATCGGGTTTCTTGAAGATGTTTTAATTCTTCATTCTAATGATGTATATGTAATTAGAGATGCTGACAAAAAGAAAATTTTAATACCGGCAATTAAAGATTATGTACAATCTTTCGATCCGGAAAAGAAAAGATTAGAACTAATACCCGATTGCGATTTGCTTTACGATGATGAGAATTGA